A portion of the Quadrisphaera setariae genome contains these proteins:
- a CDS encoding GatB/YqeY domain-containing protein, with amino-acid sequence MSSPTTPSSSPGSTSLAERLRADLNTSMRARDEVRTATLRMALTAVKTASVAGTEARELSDDEVLAVLRTEVKKRKEAAEAFAGAGRTESAERERAEEAVLVAYLPAQLDDDALAAAVEAAVAQVAAAGKTGPSAMGAVMGVLRPQVGSTVDGGRLAAAVKGALAH; translated from the coding sequence GTGAGCTCTCCGACCACCCCATCCAGCAGTCCCGGCAGCACCTCCCTGGCCGAGCGCCTCCGCGCCGACCTCAACACCTCCATGCGCGCTCGTGACGAGGTGCGCACCGCGACGCTGCGCATGGCGCTGACGGCGGTCAAGACCGCGTCCGTGGCTGGCACCGAGGCCCGCGAGCTGTCCGACGACGAGGTGCTCGCCGTGCTGCGCACCGAGGTGAAGAAGCGCAAGGAGGCCGCCGAGGCGTTCGCCGGCGCCGGCCGCACCGAGTCCGCCGAGCGCGAGCGGGCGGAGGAGGCCGTGCTGGTCGCCTACCTGCCGGCCCAGCTCGACGACGACGCGCTGGCCGCCGCGGTGGAGGCCGCTGTCGCGCAGGTCGCCGCCGCCGGCAAGACCGGCCCGTCGGCGATGGGCGCGGTCATGGGCGTCCTGCGCCCGCAGGTGGGGTCCACCGTGGACGGCGGCCGCCTGGCCGCCGCCGTCAAGGGCGCCCTGGCGCACTGA
- a CDS encoding NupC/NupG family nucleoside CNT transporter, producing the protein MSPVRGLLGLAVLVGVGVLFSAHRRRIPWRTVGTALALQAVFAFLVLRWGPGRAALDAVAGGVEKLIGYADEGTTFLFGPLTQVGPSLGSVFAFGVLPVIIFLGAIIQLLFYLRVVQHVAWALGGALGWLLRVSRLESFFASVVIFLGQSEAPLMIAPYLRRLTRSQLFAVITGGFAAAAGSTLLGYAQLGAPLPYLLAATAMNAPASLLMAKLLLPETEPVQETSGDDDVRAVRDTESANAIDALGRGAMAGGRIAVVVGALLIAFIAVLALVNGIVGGVAGLFGAQGVTVQGILGWLLSPLAWLLGVPWSEAGLAGSWIGQKTFLNEFVAYSDFGPQVASLDPLTVAVVTIALAGFANLGSIAIMIGVLGSLCPERRGEVAQLAPRALLAGAMANLANAAVAGVVLSL; encoded by the coding sequence GTGTCCCCCGTGCGCGGACTCCTGGGCCTTGCGGTGCTGGTGGGCGTCGGCGTGCTGTTCTCGGCGCACAGGCGCCGCATCCCCTGGCGGACGGTCGGCACGGCCCTCGCGCTGCAGGCGGTCTTCGCCTTCCTCGTGCTGCGCTGGGGACCCGGCCGGGCGGCCCTGGACGCCGTCGCCGGCGGCGTCGAGAAGCTCATCGGCTACGCCGACGAGGGCACGACGTTCCTGTTCGGTCCGCTGACGCAGGTCGGCCCGTCACTCGGGTCGGTCTTCGCCTTCGGCGTGCTCCCTGTGATCATCTTCCTCGGGGCGATCATCCAGCTGCTCTTCTACCTGCGCGTGGTCCAGCACGTCGCGTGGGCCCTGGGCGGCGCCCTCGGGTGGCTCCTCCGGGTCTCCCGGCTGGAGAGCTTCTTCGCGTCCGTGGTCATCTTCCTGGGGCAGAGCGAGGCCCCGCTGATGATCGCCCCGTACCTGCGGCGGCTGACGCGCTCGCAGCTGTTCGCCGTCATCACCGGCGGCTTCGCCGCGGCGGCGGGCTCCACGCTCCTCGGCTACGCGCAGCTGGGCGCGCCGCTGCCGTACCTGCTGGCCGCCACGGCCATGAACGCTCCCGCGTCGCTGCTCATGGCAAAGCTGCTGCTCCCGGAGACCGAGCCGGTGCAGGAGACCTCGGGCGACGACGACGTCCGCGCGGTCCGTGACACCGAGTCGGCCAACGCCATCGACGCCCTGGGGCGCGGGGCCATGGCGGGCGGGCGGATCGCCGTCGTCGTGGGCGCCCTGCTCATCGCCTTCATCGCGGTGCTGGCGCTTGTCAACGGGATCGTCGGTGGCGTGGCGGGCCTCTTCGGCGCCCAGGGCGTCACCGTGCAGGGGATCCTCGGGTGGCTGCTGTCACCGCTGGCGTGGCTGCTGGGGGTGCCGTGGTCGGAGGCCGGCCTGGCCGGCTCGTGGATCGGCCAGAAGACGTTCCTCAACGAGTTCGTGGCCTACTCCGACTTCGGGCCGCAGGTCGCCTCGCTCGACCCGCTGACGGTGGCCGTGGTGACCATCGCCCTGGCGGGCTTCGCCAACCTCGGCTCGATCGCCATCATGATCGGCGTGCTCGGGTCGCTGTGCCCGGAGCGACGCGGCGAGGTGGCGCAGCTGGCGCCGCGCGCGCTGCTCGCCGGGGCCATGGCCAACCTCGCCAACGCCGCGGTCGCTGGCGTCGTCCTGTCGCTGTAG
- a CDS encoding transglycosylase domain-containing protein, with protein sequence MPARAPRPRPDDGEAGVQQRSRGTSFGRATKLLAGFLAASVGAGVLVAGLAAPAVIAAGQTSNDTVQAFNSLPASLDQPPLSQQTRILYSDGSLMATFYYENRILVPLDKVAPVMQKAIVDIEDNRFYEHGGVDPRGLARAFVQNSQGGDVQGASTLTQQWIKNVQVEEALSALPTNASAEDRQKAFNEVTVRSGVDGYVRKLREMKLAIAAEKKFSKDQILENYLNIANFGGGQYGVEAASRHWFNRSATDLDLPQAALLAGIVQNPVGYDPVNNPQDAQQRRDTVLGRMLQLGTISQADHDAAVAVPIAQMLNVQQTPNGCEQAGQAGFFCDYAVKQFRDDDAFGGTKEERLRQLYRGGLTITTTLDRNRQQAAFEEVANGVPAEDSTVPTNVINKEGKPQRTGGTSNLGASIVSVEPGTGKIIAMAQNRTYSTSPDAPVGATAINYNTDYLQGGSSGFQPGSNFKPFVLAQWLASGRTLNATVNATQRDYPNSSWKYGSCYSGAGYVGKPYGPGNAGDGEDSGNLSVMKATFDSVNTGYAAMENQLQLCDVAATAQALGVHKARADKRNVTGQVSTDLNVTPSMMLGVDEVAPLSIATAYAAFAAQGNYCAPLAIAQITDADGKGLPVKGPQCNQAIDKDVANGVNYALQQTIVQGTAQGMSLAGGRESAGKTGTTNNSVATWFTGYTPQLATSVWIGVPEKSMSINGATIGGRRYGSMYGATVSAPIWRAYMNRALDGADQQDFVDPPQSTIGRPPAPPKPTYTPSPRGGGGQTATQAPGGGQGGGDNGGDQGGGDNGGGQGGGDQGGGQGGGDQGGGNGGGQGGGGQGGGGQGTTVEPVPGGDQGGGQQGGDGGGDQG encoded by the coding sequence ATGCCGGCCCGCGCTCCTCGCCCCCGTCCCGACGACGGCGAGGCCGGCGTCCAGCAGCGGTCGCGCGGCACCTCGTTCGGCCGCGCCACCAAGCTGCTGGCGGGCTTCCTCGCCGCCAGCGTCGGCGCTGGCGTGCTCGTGGCGGGCCTCGCGGCCCCCGCCGTCATCGCCGCTGGTCAGACCAGCAACGACACGGTCCAGGCGTTCAACAGCCTGCCCGCCTCGCTCGACCAGCCGCCGCTGAGCCAGCAGACCCGGATCCTGTACTCCGACGGCTCGCTGATGGCCACCTTCTACTACGAGAACCGCATCCTCGTGCCCCTCGACAAGGTGGCGCCGGTGATGCAGAAGGCCATCGTCGACATCGAGGACAACCGCTTCTACGAGCACGGCGGGGTCGACCCGCGCGGCCTGGCCCGCGCCTTCGTGCAGAACTCCCAGGGCGGCGACGTCCAGGGCGCCTCGACCCTCACCCAGCAGTGGATCAAGAACGTGCAGGTGGAGGAGGCGCTCTCGGCGCTGCCCACCAACGCCTCCGCCGAGGACCGCCAGAAGGCGTTCAACGAGGTGACCGTCAGGTCCGGCGTGGACGGCTACGTCCGCAAGCTGCGCGAGATGAAGCTGGCCATCGCCGCGGAGAAGAAGTTCTCCAAGGACCAGATCCTCGAGAACTACCTCAACATCGCCAACTTCGGCGGCGGCCAGTACGGCGTCGAGGCCGCGAGCCGGCACTGGTTCAACCGGTCCGCGACCGACCTCGACCTGCCCCAGGCGGCCCTGCTGGCCGGCATCGTGCAGAACCCCGTCGGCTACGACCCGGTGAACAACCCGCAGGACGCGCAGCAGCGGCGCGACACGGTGCTGGGCCGCATGCTGCAGCTGGGCACCATCTCCCAGGCCGACCACGACGCCGCCGTCGCCGTGCCGATCGCGCAGATGCTGAACGTGCAGCAGACCCCCAACGGCTGCGAGCAGGCCGGCCAGGCGGGCTTCTTCTGCGACTACGCGGTGAAGCAGTTCCGCGACGACGACGCCTTCGGCGGCACCAAGGAGGAGCGGCTGCGCCAGCTCTACCGCGGCGGCCTGACCATCACCACGACGCTCGACCGGAACAGGCAGCAGGCGGCCTTCGAGGAGGTCGCGAACGGCGTCCCCGCAGAGGACTCCACGGTCCCCACCAACGTCATCAACAAGGAGGGCAAGCCCCAGCGCACCGGGGGCACGTCCAACCTCGGTGCCTCGATCGTCTCGGTCGAGCCCGGAACCGGCAAGATCATCGCCATGGCGCAGAACCGCACGTACAGCACGTCCCCGGACGCGCCGGTGGGGGCCACGGCCATCAACTACAACACCGACTACCTCCAGGGCGGGTCGTCGGGCTTCCAGCCGGGCTCCAACTTCAAGCCCTTCGTGCTGGCCCAGTGGCTGGCCTCGGGGCGCACCCTCAACGCCACCGTGAACGCCACCCAGCGCGACTACCCGAACAGCAGCTGGAAGTACGGCAGCTGCTACTCGGGAGCCGGGTACGTGGGGAAGCCCTACGGCCCGGGCAACGCCGGGGACGGCGAGGACAGCGGCAACCTGTCGGTGATGAAGGCGACGTTCGACTCCGTGAACACGGGCTACGCCGCCATGGAGAACCAGCTGCAGCTGTGCGACGTCGCTGCGACCGCCCAGGCGCTCGGCGTGCACAAGGCCAGGGCCGACAAGCGGAACGTGACGGGACAGGTCAGCACGGACCTCAACGTGACCCCGTCGATGATGCTCGGCGTGGACGAGGTGGCCCCCCTGTCCATCGCCACCGCTTACGCCGCGTTCGCCGCCCAGGGCAACTACTGCGCCCCCCTCGCCATCGCGCAGATCACTGACGCCGACGGCAAGGGCCTGCCCGTCAAGGGCCCGCAGTGCAACCAGGCCATCGACAAGGACGTCGCCAACGGCGTCAACTACGCACTGCAGCAGACGATCGTCCAGGGCACGGCCCAGGGGATGAGCCTTGCCGGCGGCCGCGAGTCGGCCGGGAAGACCGGTACCACCAACAACTCGGTGGCCACGTGGTTCACCGGCTACACGCCGCAGCTGGCGACGTCGGTGTGGATCGGCGTGCCGGAGAAGAGCATGTCCATCAACGGCGCCACCATCGGGGGCCGCCGCTACGGGAGCATGTACGGCGCCACGGTCTCAGCCCCCATCTGGCGGGCGTACATGAACCGCGCGCTCGACGGAGCGGACCAGCAGGACTTCGTCGACCCGCCGCAGAGCACCATCGGCCGCCCGCCGGCTCCCCCGAAGCCGACGTACACCCCCAGCCCCCGAGGCGGCGGCGGCCAGACGGCCACCCAGGCGCCCGGTGGCGGTCAGGGCGGCGGCGACAACGGCGGTGACCAGGGCGGCGGCGACAACGGCGGCGGCCAGGGCGGCGGTGACCAGGGCGGCGGCCAGGGCGGCGGTGACCAGGGCGGCGGCAACGGCGGCGGCCAGGGCGGTGGCGGCCAGGGCGGTGGCGGCCAGGGCACGACCGTCGAGCCGGTCCCCGGCGGGGACCAGGGCGGAGGCCAGCAGGGCGGGGACGGCGGAGGCGACCAGGGCTGA
- a CDS encoding WhiB family transcriptional regulator, translating into MSETVYLEPAEWTTQAACRTSDPDALFVQGAEQNRAKVVCQACPVRTECLADSLDNRIEFGVWGGMTERERRAILKRRPNVQSWSRLLQAAKAEHARAEAASAARTA; encoded by the coding sequence ATGAGCGAGACCGTCTACCTCGAGCCCGCCGAGTGGACCACCCAGGCCGCCTGCCGCACGAGCGACCCGGACGCGCTCTTCGTCCAGGGCGCCGAGCAGAACCGCGCCAAGGTCGTCTGCCAGGCCTGCCCCGTGCGCACCGAGTGCCTCGCCGACTCCCTCGACAACCGCATCGAGTTCGGCGTCTGGGGCGGCATGACCGAGCGCGAGCGCCGCGCGATCCTCAAGCGCCGCCCGAACGTGCAGTCCTGGAGCCGCCTCCTGCAGGCCGCGAAGGCCGAGCACGCCCGCGCCGAGGCCGCGTCCGCCGCTCGCACCGCCTGA